The proteins below are encoded in one region of Triticum aestivum cultivar Chinese Spring chromosome 1B, IWGSC CS RefSeq v2.1, whole genome shotgun sequence:
- the LOC123096293 gene encoding uncharacterized protein gives MAMRMAAGRACGAWSAQRMLVPGQRVDFIRLSPGVAAAATVRFGARRAVGSRVILCLASGGVRPRDDDGEFEPADSPLDSDGRMVDEGMDTLWRRIREVDAASADEEDKEEPEDEGGFDVFAPPAEWTELERRHYVLYVAALREALGAVFALLARERPALGAAVVALVLLSVPASVLHVSAELIRAVYSILAAVRNGTI, from the coding sequence ATGGCAATGCGCATGGCAGCGGGAAGAGCCTGTGGCGCTTGGAGCGCGCAGCGCATGCTGGTCCCCGGCCAGCGCGTCGACTTCATCCGGCTGTCCCCCGGCGTCGCCGCGGCGGCGACGGTACGGTTCGGCGCTCGTCGCGCCGTCGGGAGCAGAGTGATCCTCTGCCTCGCCTCAGGAGGCGTTCGTCCGCGGGACGACGACGGCGAGTTCGAGCCGGCGGATTCGCCGTTGGATTCGGACGGGCGGATGGTCGACGAGGGCATGGACACGCTGTGGCGGCGCATCCGCGAGGTGGATGCGGCATCAGCAGACGAGGAGGACAAGGAAGAACCAGAGGACGAGGGTGGCTTCGACGTCTTCGCGCCCCCGGCTGAGTGGACGGAGCTGGAGCGGCGGCATTACGTGCTGTACGTTGCGGCCCTGCGCGAGGCACTCGGCGCCGTGTTCGCATTGCTGGCGCGCGAGCGGCCGGCGCTCGGCGCGGCGGTCGTGGCGCTGGTGCTGCTCAGCGTGCCGGCCTCGGTGCTCCACGTCTCCGCGGAGCTGATCCGGGCCGTGTACTCCATCTTGGCCGCCGTGCGCAACGGTACAATATAG